Proteins from a single region of Bradyrhizobium diazoefficiens:
- a CDS encoding GntR family transcriptional regulator — protein MARRPAKAGGSIARGGGVALGEAVFRSLCEALQAGSYRAGDRLREEEVAQRLKVSRTPVREALGRLAARGFVEPAGGRGLIVRNLDISEVLELYAMREIMEGAAARLAAGHASAPEIDALRDIEQAFLEAPETDTVEMARLNRAFHEAICRAARNRYLDNASGELQDWIALLGPTTFTVTGRPSTSHGEHQAIIDAIAARDGDKAEQLARAHIREALRCRLKLLQKQ, from the coding sequence ATGGCCAGACGCCCGGCAAAGGCAGGCGGATCGATCGCACGTGGCGGTGGTGTCGCGCTGGGTGAAGCGGTGTTCCGCTCCCTCTGCGAGGCGCTCCAGGCCGGCAGCTACCGCGCCGGCGATCGCCTGCGTGAGGAAGAGGTCGCCCAGCGGCTGAAGGTCAGCCGTACGCCGGTGCGGGAGGCGCTTGGCCGGCTCGCGGCGCGCGGCTTCGTCGAGCCAGCCGGCGGCCGCGGGCTGATCGTCCGCAACCTCGACATATCGGAGGTGCTCGAGCTCTACGCCATGCGCGAGATCATGGAGGGCGCCGCCGCGCGCCTCGCCGCCGGGCACGCATCCGCGCCGGAAATCGACGCGCTCCGGGACATCGAGCAGGCATTTTTGGAGGCGCCCGAGACTGATACGGTCGAGATGGCGCGGCTCAACCGCGCCTTTCATGAAGCGATCTGCCGCGCCGCGCGCAATCGCTATCTCGACAATGCGTCCGGCGAATTGCAGGATTGGATCGCCCTCCTCGGCCCGACCACCTTCACCGTGACGGGTCGCCCCTCGACCAGCCACGGCGAGCACCAGGCCATCATCGACGCCATCGCCGCGCGCGACGGCGACAAGGCCGAGCAACTCGCGCGCGCGCATATACGCGAGGCGCTGCGCTGCCGGCTGAAACTATTGCAGAAGCAGTAA
- the tcuA gene encoding FAD-dependent tricarballylate dehydrogenase TcuA, protein MGSKYDVLVIGGGNAALCAAISARRGGASVLVLEGAPKFYRGGNTRHTRNMRCAHDAATEILTGPYTEEEFWEDLLRVTGGQTDEVLARHMIRESKDILNWIVEQGVRWQPSLGGTLSLGRTNSFFLGGGRAMLNALYLTAERLGIDVEYDAEVTDLVIEDGMFLAARLKRPINGETEIRATSLVAAAGGFEANIEWLKQYWGEAADNFLIRGTPHNRGSILKMLLDKGVQEVGDPTQCHAVAIDARAPKFDGGIITRHDSVVFGIVVNKHSQRFYDEGEDIWPKRYAIWGRLVAAQPDQIAYIVFDSTVVTSFMPTLFPPVAGQTIAELADKLELDPAALEKTVTEFNAAVRPGTFDHTILDDCRTEGITPSKTHWARRIETPPYLAYPVRPGITFTYLGTRVNKEARMVMADGKPSANMFAAGEIMAGNVLGKGYAAGMGMTIGSVFGRIAGQEAAKHARN, encoded by the coding sequence ATGGGTAGCAAGTACGACGTGCTGGTGATCGGCGGCGGCAACGCGGCGCTCTGTGCGGCGATCTCGGCGCGCCGCGGTGGCGCCTCGGTGCTGGTGCTCGAAGGTGCGCCAAAGTTCTACCGCGGCGGCAACACCCGTCACACCCGCAACATGCGCTGCGCCCATGACGCCGCGACGGAAATCCTCACCGGCCCGTACACCGAGGAGGAGTTCTGGGAGGATCTGCTGCGCGTGACCGGCGGGCAGACCGACGAGGTGCTCGCCCGCCACATGATCCGTGAGTCCAAGGATATCCTGAACTGGATCGTGGAGCAGGGCGTGCGCTGGCAGCCCTCGCTCGGCGGCACGCTGAGCCTCGGTCGCACCAACTCTTTCTTCCTCGGCGGCGGCCGCGCAATGCTGAACGCACTCTATCTCACCGCCGAACGGCTCGGTATCGACGTCGAATACGACGCGGAGGTCACCGACCTCGTGATCGAGGACGGCATGTTCCTCGCCGCACGCCTCAAGCGGCCGATCAATGGCGAGACCGAAATCCGCGCCACCTCGCTGGTCGCCGCGGCCGGCGGGTTCGAGGCCAATATCGAATGGCTGAAGCAATATTGGGGCGAGGCCGCTGACAATTTCCTGATCCGCGGCACGCCGCACAATCGCGGCTCGATCCTGAAGATGCTGCTCGACAAGGGCGTGCAGGAGGTCGGCGATCCCACCCAGTGCCACGCGGTTGCGATCGACGCCCGCGCGCCGAAGTTCGATGGCGGCATCATCACGCGGCATGACTCCGTCGTGTTCGGCATCGTCGTCAACAAGCATTCGCAGCGCTTCTACGATGAAGGCGAGGACATCTGGCCGAAGCGCTACGCGATCTGGGGCCGTCTGGTCGCGGCGCAGCCCGACCAGATCGCCTACATCGTCTTCGATTCCACCGTCGTCACCAGCTTCATGCCGACGCTGTTCCCGCCGGTCGCCGGGCAGACGATCGCCGAGCTCGCCGACAAGCTCGAGCTCGATCCGGCGGCGCTGGAAAAGACCGTCACGGAGTTCAACGCCGCCGTGCGGCCCGGCACGTTCGATCACACCATTTTGGACGATTGTCGCACCGAAGGCATCACGCCCTCCAAGACGCACTGGGCGCGGCGGATCGAGACGCCGCCTTATCTCGCCTATCCGGTGCGGCCCGGCATCACCTTCACCTATCTCGGCACGCGCGTGAATAAGGAGGCGCGGATGGTGATGGCTGATGGCAAGCCGTCGGCCAACATGTTCGCGGCCGGCGAGATCATGGCGGGCAATGTGCTCGGCAAGGGCTACGCCGCCGGCATGGGCATGACCATCGGCAGCGTGTTCGGGCGGATCGCAGGACAGGAAGCGGCGAAACATGCACGGAACTAG
- the tcuB gene encoding tricarballylate utilization 4Fe-4S protein TcuB, with protein sequence MHGTRILDEADRLMTVCNSCRYCEGLCAVFPAMEMRRAFSDGDLNYLANLCHSCGACYVDCQFSPPHEFNVNVPQTLAVARAESYAAYAWPQALSGAFARNGLVVSIIAALSMAAFILGFAALNDHSVLFGVHTGPGAFYKLMPHNAMAALFSGAFLYAILALVMSVRGFWRDIGTPIGGRADGGSVLQAIRDAGELRYLHGGGVGCYNEDDKPTDRRKLYHHLTFYGFLLCFAATSVATLYHYLIGREAPYPWWDLPVVLGTIGGIGLIIGPVGLCAAKMRRDPALLDENRYGMDIGFIAMLFLTGLTGMTLLVLRETAAMGPLLALHLGAVFALFITMPYGKFVHGIYRFAALVRYAQERRTAA encoded by the coding sequence ATGCACGGAACTAGGATTCTCGACGAGGCCGACCGCCTGATGACGGTCTGCAATTCCTGCCGCTACTGCGAGGGCCTGTGCGCGGTGTTCCCGGCCATGGAGATGCGGCGCGCCTTCTCCGACGGCGATCTCAACTATCTCGCAAACCTCTGCCATTCCTGTGGTGCCTGTTACGTCGACTGCCAGTTCTCGCCGCCGCACGAATTCAATGTCAACGTCCCGCAGACGCTCGCGGTCGCGCGCGCTGAATCCTATGCGGCCTATGCCTGGCCGCAGGCGCTGTCCGGCGCCTTCGCGCGCAACGGCCTCGTCGTCAGCATTATCGCCGCGCTCAGCATGGCGGCCTTCATCCTCGGCTTCGCCGCCCTCAATGACCATAGCGTATTGTTCGGCGTGCACACTGGCCCCGGAGCGTTCTACAAGCTGATGCCGCACAACGCGATGGCCGCGCTGTTCAGCGGCGCGTTCCTCTATGCCATCCTCGCGCTGGTCATGAGCGTACGCGGCTTCTGGCGCGATATCGGCACGCCGATCGGCGGTCGCGCGGACGGCGGCTCGGTCTTACAGGCGATCCGCGATGCCGGCGAGCTACGCTATCTCCATGGCGGTGGAGTCGGCTGTTACAATGAGGACGACAAGCCCACCGACCGGCGCAAGCTCTATCATCACCTGACGTTCTACGGCTTCCTGCTGTGCTTTGCGGCGACCTCGGTGGCTACGCTCTATCACTATCTCATCGGCCGCGAGGCGCCATATCCGTGGTGGGATCTTCCCGTCGTGCTCGGCACGATCGGCGGCATCGGTCTGATCATAGGCCCGGTCGGCCTGTGCGCGGCGAAGATGCGGCGCGATCCGGCTCTGCTCGACGAGAACCGCTACGGCATGGACATCGGCTTCATTGCCATGCTGTTCCTGACCGGGCTCACCGGCATGACGTTGCTTGTCCTGCGTGAGACCGCCGCCATGGGACCGCTGCTCGCGCTGCACCTTGGCGCGGTGTTCGCGCTCTTCATCACCATGCCCTACGGCAAGTTCGTGCACGGCATTTACCGCTTCGCGGCGCTCGTGCGTTACGCGCAGGAGCGCCGGACGGCGGCGTGA
- the pncB gene encoding nicotinate phosphoribosyltransferase gives MTVTDIASRTYNHSWRLDPIIRSLLDTDFYKLLMLQMIRENYSDQQVTFSVINRSRHVRLAETIDESELRAQLDHARTIRFAKKELIWLAGNTFYGKTHMFSADFIRWLAEFRLPEYELRKVEGQYELHFHGPWTHTTMWEIPALAILNELRSRSAMKGRGRFELDVLYARAKAKLWTKVERLRKLENLRLSDFGTRRRHGFLWQRWCVEAVKEGLGPSFIGTSNVLLAMDNDLEAIGTNAHELPMVAAALARDDEELRWAPYRILDQWRQTYGGNLLIALPDAFGTKAFLRDAPEWVADWTGFRPDSAPPIQAGEEIVAWWEKKGRNPRDKLLVFSDAMDADSIEETYHHFSGRVRLSFGWGTNLTNDFIGCAPDGSFDLDPISLVCKVSSVDGRPAVKLSDNPEKATGMPSEIERYLRVFGNAGRVRKPVLV, from the coding sequence ATGACAGTGACCGACATTGCGAGCCGAACCTACAATCACAGCTGGCGGCTGGATCCCATCATCCGCAGCCTGCTTGATACCGACTTCTATAAGCTATTGATGTTACAGATGATTCGGGAGAACTACTCGGATCAGCAGGTCACGTTTTCGGTCATCAACCGCTCCCGCCATGTGCGCCTTGCCGAGACCATCGACGAAAGCGAGCTGCGCGCCCAGCTCGACCACGCCCGCACCATCCGTTTCGCCAAGAAGGAGCTGATCTGGCTCGCCGGTAACACCTTCTACGGCAAGACCCACATGTTCTCGGCGGACTTCATCCGCTGGCTCGCCGAATTCCGCCTTCCCGAATACGAGCTGCGCAAGGTCGAGGGCCAGTACGAGCTGCATTTCCACGGGCCGTGGACCCACACCACGATGTGGGAGATACCGGCGCTCGCCATCCTCAATGAATTGCGCTCGCGTTCGGCGATGAAGGGCCGCGGCCGCTTCGAGCTCGACGTGCTCTATGCCCGCGCCAAGGCCAAGCTGTGGACCAAGGTCGAGCGGCTGCGCAAGCTGGAGAATTTGCGGTTGTCCGACTTCGGCACGCGCCGCCGCCATGGCTTCCTCTGGCAGCGCTGGTGCGTCGAGGCGGTGAAGGAAGGCCTGGGCCCGTCTTTCATCGGGACATCCAACGTGCTGCTCGCGATGGACAACGATCTCGAAGCGATCGGCACCAATGCACACGAACTGCCGATGGTCGCCGCAGCGCTCGCCAGGGACGACGAGGAGTTGCGCTGGGCGCCCTATCGCATTCTCGACCAGTGGCGGCAAACCTATGGCGGCAATCTGCTGATCGCACTGCCCGACGCCTTCGGCACCAAGGCCTTCCTGCGCGATGCGCCGGAATGGGTCGCCGACTGGACCGGATTCCGCCCCGACAGCGCGCCGCCGATCCAGGCCGGTGAGGAGATCGTCGCCTGGTGGGAGAAGAAGGGCCGCAACCCCAGGGACAAGCTGCTCGTGTTCTCCGACGCGATGGACGCCGACTCGATCGAAGAAACGTATCACCACTTCTCAGGCCGAGTCCGGCTCTCGTTCGGCTGGGGCACCAATCTCACCAACGATTTCATCGGCTGCGCACCGGACGGCTCGTTCGATCTCGATCCCATCTCGCTGGTCTGCAAGGTATCGTCGGTCGACGGACGTCCTGCCGTCAAGCTCTCCGACAATCCCGAGAAGGCGACCGGCATGCCCTCGGAGATCGAGCGCTACCTGCGCGTGTTCGGCAATGCCGGTCGCGTGCGCAAACCGGTGCTGGTCTGA
- a CDS encoding YbhB/YbcL family Raf kinase inhibitor-like protein: MTLTSPDIADGSTISNEQVFKGFGCTGGNVSPALSWSGAPAAAKSFAVTMYDPDAPTGSGWWHWVVFNIPAGTNSLPKGAGDVKGKLMPKGAIQSRTDFGADGYGGPCPPPGDKPHHYQITVYAVDVDKLPDAKNDSASPALVGFDLHFHTLAKATFTGLYGR; encoded by the coding sequence ATGACTTTGACAAGCCCCGACATTGCCGATGGCAGCACCATCAGCAACGAACAGGTGTTCAAAGGATTCGGCTGCACCGGCGGCAATGTCTCACCGGCTTTGAGCTGGAGTGGGGCACCGGCTGCCGCCAAAAGTTTTGCCGTCACCATGTATGATCCGGACGCGCCGACCGGCAGCGGCTGGTGGCATTGGGTCGTGTTCAACATTCCGGCAGGCACAAACTCGTTGCCCAAAGGCGCAGGCGACGTGAAAGGGAAATTGATGCCTAAGGGTGCCATCCAAAGCCGAACCGACTTTGGAGCCGACGGTTACGGCGGTCCATGTCCGCCTCCCGGCGACAAGCCGCATCATTACCAGATCACGGTTTATGCGGTTGATGTCGACAAGTTGCCCGATGCTAAGAACGACTCAGCTTCACCTGCGCTGGTCGGGTTCGACCTGCACTTCCATACCCTGGCGAAAGCCACGTTCACCGGCTTGTACGGCCGCTGA
- a CDS encoding NYN domain-containing protein: MSSIKIALFIDGANLYATSKALGFDIDYRLLLSEFQSRGTLLRAFYYTTVIEDQEYSSIRPLIDWLDYNGYTVVTKLTKEFVDATTGRRKMKGSMDVDIAVSAMELAEHVHHIVLFSGDGNFRSLVEALQRRGVRVTVVSTLSTQPPMVADELRRQTDVFIDLAELKPKVGRDPADRPGSREMRQPPQFLARGTIKRDDWVE; encoded by the coding sequence GTGTCTTCAATTAAGATTGCACTCTTTATCGATGGCGCCAATCTCTACGCCACCTCCAAGGCGCTCGGCTTCGACATCGACTACAGGCTTCTGCTCAGTGAATTCCAGAGCCGAGGTACGCTGTTGCGCGCCTTCTACTACACGACCGTCATCGAGGATCAGGAGTATTCGTCGATCCGCCCCTTGATCGATTGGCTCGACTATAACGGGTACACCGTCGTCACCAAGCTCACCAAAGAGTTCGTCGACGCCACGACTGGCCGCCGCAAGATGAAGGGCAGCATGGATGTCGACATTGCCGTAAGTGCGATGGAGCTCGCCGAGCACGTCCATCACATCGTGCTATTCTCGGGCGATGGAAATTTCCGTTCGCTGGTGGAGGCCCTGCAACGCCGCGGTGTCCGCGTGACGGTCGTCTCCACGCTCTCCACTCAGCCCCCCATGGTCGCCGACGAGCTGCGCCGCCAGACGGACGTCTTCATTGATTTGGCAGAGCTGAAACCAAAAGTGGGGCGCGATCCGGCCGACCGGCCGGGATCGCGCGAGATGCGTCAGCCACCGCAATTCCTCGCGCGCGGAACGATCAAACGCGACGACTGGGTAGAGTGA
- a CDS encoding SPW repeat protein, translating to MSKLQERETAPDVYNLFLAAVLFISPWLFKLTNSQGKIDLWITSAIIVVLSLAAIIAYRDWEEWINVLMGIWLIASPWLLGFPHTRAMHLSIGFGAVIVLLALLDLFLHYEKRHPDEAPTESARESAHR from the coding sequence ATGAGCAAGTTGCAAGAGCGCGAAACCGCCCCTGACGTCTACAATCTGTTTCTCGCAGCCGTCCTTTTCATATCGCCGTGGCTGTTCAAATTGACGAACAGCCAAGGCAAGATTGACCTCTGGATCACCAGCGCAATCATCGTCGTGCTCTCGCTGGCGGCCATCATCGCCTACCGGGACTGGGAGGAATGGATCAACGTCCTGATGGGCATCTGGCTCATCGCTTCACCCTGGCTACTCGGATTTCCGCATACCCGGGCGATGCACCTGAGCATCGGTTTTGGTGCGGTCATCGTGCTTCTGGCGCTGCTCGATCTCTTCTTGCATTATGAGAAGCGGCATCCGGACGAGGCGCCGACGGAATCCGCGCGGGAGAGCGCGCACCGTTAG
- a CDS encoding helix-turn-helix domain-containing protein: protein MEGFAIVLYYSNMKAAASAPAIRVYNLFGEAGDLPDVVHCETIASRSVLHDWTLAVHRHARLHQVLLIERGGGEATLDGRVVALRPMQIVNVPIGHVHGFRFLPGTQGWVLTIAAEILDEALLVAEGLRGVLSRSAVVRGTPQIRATMKQIFAEHAARDFGRAHVLRALSAAMIGLVARALTGESGGSGSAESNLFRRFEAVLEQHHLERWTVADYAKSLAITPTHLNRVTRAATGDTASHLILNRLIREARRNLVYTNLPVSTIAYALGFEDPAYFSRVYAAATGLSPRAFRAQLHGGEG from the coding sequence ATGGAGGGTTTCGCCATTGTCTTGTATTATTCGAACATGAAAGCCGCAGCATCCGCCCCAGCCATCCGGGTCTACAATCTGTTCGGCGAAGCCGGCGACCTGCCGGACGTCGTCCATTGCGAGACGATTGCGTCCCGCTCGGTGCTGCACGACTGGACCCTTGCCGTGCACCGGCATGCCCGGCTGCATCAGGTGCTGCTGATCGAGCGCGGCGGCGGCGAAGCGACGCTCGACGGACGCGTGGTGGCCTTGAGGCCGATGCAGATCGTCAACGTGCCCATCGGCCACGTCCACGGCTTCCGCTTCCTGCCCGGAACGCAGGGCTGGGTGCTGACCATCGCCGCGGAAATCCTGGATGAGGCGCTGCTCGTCGCCGAAGGACTGCGCGGCGTGCTGTCACGATCGGCCGTGGTGCGCGGCACGCCGCAGATTCGCGCTACCATGAAGCAGATTTTTGCCGAGCACGCCGCGCGCGATTTCGGCCGCGCGCACGTGCTGCGCGCATTATCGGCGGCCATGATCGGCCTCGTGGCACGTGCGCTCACGGGCGAAAGCGGCGGCAGCGGCAGCGCAGAGTCGAATCTGTTCCGTCGATTCGAAGCCGTGCTCGAACAACATCATCTCGAGCGCTGGACCGTTGCGGATTACGCGAAGTCACTGGCGATCACGCCAACCCATCTCAACCGCGTCACCCGCGCTGCGACCGGCGACACGGCCTCGCACCTGATCCTGAACCGGCTGATCCGCGAGGCGCGGCGCAACCTCGTCTATACCAACCTGCCGGTCTCGACGATCGCATACGCGCTCGGCTTCGAGGACCCCGCCTATTTCAGCCGGGTCTATGCCGCAGCCACGGGGTTGTCGCCGCGCGCCTTCCGCGCGCAGCTGCATGGCGGTGAAGGCTGA
- the pobA gene encoding 4-hydroxybenzoate 3-monooxygenase, with amino-acid sequence MKVQVCIIGGGPSGLLLSQLLHLKGIDTVVLEKYSRDHVLARIRAGVLEHGFARLMREAQCGERMDREGEIHNGFEIVHDGALSHIDLHKHSGGNSVLVYGQTELTRDLYEARDRLGGKVVHSAEDVSPHDLMSDRPYVTYRANGVTVRVDCDYIVGADGFHGISRKSIPKDVLREYEKVYPFGWLGVLSRTKPVSRELIYVKHARGFALCSLRSQVLSRYYVQVPLTDKIEDWSDHAFWAELKGRLPEDVAARLVTGPSIEKSIAPLRSFVAEPMSYGRLFLAGDAAHIVPPTGARGLNSAGSDIYYLYHAMLAHYRDRDESGLKGYSAKALARIWKAQRFSWWMTMMLHRFPDRSEYEDRLQQTELDHLLSSEAAQRLLAENYVGLPF; translated from the coding sequence ATGAAAGTTCAGGTCTGCATTATCGGCGGCGGTCCGTCCGGGCTGCTGCTGTCCCAGCTCCTGCACCTGAAGGGCATCGATACGGTCGTGCTGGAGAAATACAGCCGCGACCACGTGCTGGCCCGTATCCGCGCCGGCGTGCTCGAACACGGCTTTGCCAGGCTCATGCGTGAAGCGCAATGCGGCGAGCGGATGGACCGCGAGGGCGAAATCCACAACGGATTCGAGATCGTCCATGACGGCGCGCTCTCGCATATCGATCTGCACAAGCATTCCGGCGGCAATTCGGTGCTGGTCTATGGCCAGACCGAACTGACCCGCGACCTCTACGAGGCGCGCGACCGTCTCGGCGGCAAGGTCGTGCACAGCGCGGAAGACGTGAGCCCGCATGATCTGATGTCGGATCGGCCCTACGTGACGTATCGCGCGAACGGCGTGACCGTTCGCGTCGATTGCGACTACATCGTCGGCGCCGACGGCTTTCACGGTATCAGCCGCAAGTCGATCCCGAAGGATGTGCTGCGTGAATACGAGAAGGTCTATCCGTTCGGCTGGCTAGGGGTGCTGTCGCGCACCAAGCCGGTGTCGCGGGAGCTGATCTATGTGAAGCACGCGCGCGGCTTTGCGCTGTGCTCGCTGCGCTCACAGGTGTTAAGCCGGTATTATGTCCAGGTGCCGCTCACCGACAAGATCGAGGACTGGAGCGACCATGCGTTCTGGGCTGAGCTGAAAGGCCGGCTGCCGGAAGACGTCGCTGCGCGACTGGTCACCGGCCCCTCGATCGAAAAGAGCATCGCTCCCTTGCGCAGCTTCGTCGCCGAGCCGATGAGCTACGGTCGCCTGTTCCTCGCCGGCGATGCCGCCCATATCGTGCCGCCGACCGGCGCACGCGGGCTGAACAGTGCCGGCTCCGACATCTATTATCTCTATCACGCGATGCTCGCGCATTATCGGGATCGCGACGAGTCCGGGCTGAAAGGCTATTCCGCCAAGGCGCTGGCGCGGATCTGGAAGGCGCAGCGCTTCTCGTGGTGGATGACGATGATGCTGCACCGTTTCCCCGATCGTTCCGAGTATGAAGACCGGCTCCAGCAGACCGAGCTGGACCACCTTCTCTCGTCCGAGGCGGCGCAGCGGTTGCTCGCGGAGAATTATGTGGGGCTGCCGTTCTAG
- a CDS encoding HD domain-containing phosphohydrolase — MLTQALLVDDSRSVLNFLKRHIEAEGLVEATTFLDPVEALACAQERVFDLVLVDYEMPHMDGISFIRTFRTLPGCADIPIAMITSRQTDDVKMEALQVGATDFLPKAPQTVEMTVRLRNLIQLGAAVRKLNDRAAHLASEVAAATRKLGEREEEIILRLALAVEYRDNDTGEHALRVARYSRLIAEQLGLPARLCRDIYLAAPLHDVGKVAIPDNILLKPGKLTDDEMAVIRTHARIGEKILADSSCELIQLGAQIAAGHHERWDGGGYPNGLRAQEIPVAARVVAVADVFDALTTRRPYKEPMPLELARGYLVENQGRQFDPACVEAFLSRWDEVVAIAAGRTTIPLQRSEATLAPFISGAIGSRPDQGRAPDAAAAV; from the coding sequence ATGCTGACCCAAGCGCTTCTGGTTGATGACAGCCGCTCCGTCCTCAATTTCCTGAAACGTCATATCGAAGCGGAAGGCCTGGTCGAGGCCACGACCTTCCTTGATCCCGTCGAAGCTCTGGCCTGCGCGCAGGAACGCGTGTTCGACCTCGTGCTGGTCGACTACGAGATGCCGCACATGGACGGCATCAGCTTCATCCGCACCTTCCGTACCCTGCCCGGCTGTGCCGACATCCCGATCGCGATGATCACCTCGCGACAGACGGATGACGTCAAGATGGAAGCGCTGCAGGTTGGTGCAACCGATTTCCTGCCCAAGGCACCGCAAACCGTCGAAATGACGGTGCGCCTGCGCAATTTAATTCAGCTCGGTGCAGCCGTGCGCAAGCTGAACGATCGCGCCGCGCATCTGGCCAGCGAGGTCGCTGCCGCAACACGCAAGCTCGGCGAGCGCGAGGAAGAGATCATCCTGCGGCTCGCGCTCGCAGTCGAATACCGCGACAACGATACCGGCGAGCACGCATTGCGGGTCGCCCGCTACAGCCGGCTCATCGCCGAGCAGCTCGGCCTCCCCGCCCGGCTCTGCCGGGACATCTATCTCGCCGCACCTCTGCACGACGTCGGCAAAGTCGCCATTCCCGACAACATCCTGCTCAAGCCCGGCAAGCTGACCGACGACGAGATGGCGGTGATCCGCACCCATGCGAGGATCGGCGAGAAGATTTTGGCGGACTCCAGCTGCGAGCTGATCCAGCTGGGTGCCCAAATTGCCGCAGGTCATCACGAGCGCTGGGACGGCGGCGGCTATCCGAACGGCCTTAGGGCGCAGGAGATCCCGGTCGCCGCGCGCGTGGTCGCGGTCGCCGACGTCTTCGACGCCCTGACAACGCGACGGCCATATAAAGAGCCGATGCCGCTGGAATTGGCGCGTGGCTATCTAGTCGAGAACCAGGGACGGCAATTCGACCCGGCCTGCGTCGAGGCCTTTCTGTCGCGTTGGGACGAGGTGGTGGCGATTGCCGCCGGGCGAACGACGATACCGTTGCAGAGATCCGAGGCTACCCTCGCGCCCTTTATATCAGGAGCGATCGGGAGCCGTCCGGACCAAGGCCGCGCGCCCGACGCCGCCGCGGCGGTCTGA
- a CDS encoding STAS domain-containing protein, producing MSSDLTDPKWSLRLPADCSIAAIRSVYDLIREAFGRQDRLEIDCSSVDKADVTSIQLLLSTAKTGEAQGRPVVLTAFSQSLRNTLRRAGFASEAMIDQHFPQKKDGT from the coding sequence ATGTCGTCTGATCTCACCGATCCGAAGTGGTCCCTACGGCTGCCTGCAGATTGCAGCATTGCTGCGATCCGCAGTGTCTATGACTTGATCCGCGAGGCGTTCGGCCGGCAGGACCGGCTCGAGATCGATTGCTCCAGCGTCGACAAGGCCGACGTGACCTCGATCCAGCTTCTGCTGTCGACCGCGAAGACCGGCGAGGCCCAGGGCCGGCCAGTGGTGCTCACCGCATTCTCCCAGTCTCTGCGTAACACTCTTCGCCGCGCCGGCTTTGCCAGCGAGGCGATGATCGATCAGCATTTCCCGCAAAAGAAAGATGGCACCTAA
- a CDS encoding response regulator yields the protein MATILTVDDSPSIRQMIKVVLEPAGHSVIEAGDGAQGLAKAQAGKLDLVITDLNMPVMNGLELIRALRKLPSALGMPIVFLTTESNDTVKLEAKSAGATGWITKPFKPEQLLAVVAKLVRA from the coding sequence ATGGCCACGATTCTCACGGTCGACGACTCCCCTAGCATCCGGCAGATGATCAAGGTCGTGCTCGAGCCGGCCGGTCACAGCGTGATCGAGGCCGGTGACGGCGCACAGGGGCTTGCCAAGGCGCAAGCCGGCAAGCTCGACCTCGTGATCACCGACCTGAATATGCCTGTCATGAACGGGCTGGAGCTGATCCGGGCACTGCGCAAGCTGCCGAGCGCACTCGGCATGCCCATCGTGTTCCTGACCACCGAATCCAACGACACAGTGAAGCTGGAAGCCAAAAGCGCCGGCGCCACCGGCTGGATCACAAAGCCCTTTAAGCCCGAGCAGCTGCTCGCCGTCGTCGCAAAGCTGGTGCGCGCATGA